Proteins co-encoded in one Artemia franciscana chromosome 10, ASM3288406v1, whole genome shotgun sequence genomic window:
- the LOC136031754 gene encoding E3 ubiquitin-protein ligase UBR5-like, translated as MLLELPTPQILVLLASEDGLRMRVDEAAEILAGRSQTTREPVREISNEVSALDLDVFNLSNYYKKLSDEGEERTDDSSSLFFMPGKRGFYSPRQGKASPERLNAFRNVGRLIGVCLLQNELCPLPLNRHVIKAVLGRTIRFHDLAFYDPLMYESLRKMLHDSGTHDGELISSLGLTFR; from the exons ATGCTCTTGGAGTTGCCGACCCCTCagattttggtgcttctggcaTCCGAAGATGGATTGAGGATGCGTGTAGATGAAGCTGCAGAAATTCTGGCTG GTCGAAGCCAGACAACTCGAGAGCCTGTGCGTGAAATCTCCAACGAAGTTTCTGCCCTTGATTTAGATGTCTTCAACCTATCCAATTACTATAAGAAACTCTCCGATGAAGGTGAGGAAAGAACCGATGATTCCTCTTCCCTCTTTTTCATGCCCGGGAAGCGAGGATTTTATTCCCCACGTCAAGGGAAAGCCTCCCCAGAAAGGCTCAATGCCTTCAGAAATGTTGGAAGACTTATTGGTGTCTGCCTGCTTCAAAATGAATTATGTCCATTGCCCTTAAATAGGCATGTAATTAAAGCGGTATTAGGCCGTACTATTCGATTCCATGATTTGGCCTTTTATGATCCATTGATGTACGAGAGTTTGAGGAAAATGCTTCATGATTCTGGAACGCATGATGGCGAACTCATTTCCTCTTTGGGACTTACTTTCAGGTAA